A window of Streptomyces sp. Je 1-332 genomic DNA:
GTCATCCGTCAGCAGGTTCGCGAGGCCGAGGCCCCGCGCCATGTCCAGGAGCCCCTGGACCGTCTCCCGCACCCCCGGCCGAGACTCGTCCGCCCCCAGCAACTCCACCGCGATCCGGTGCGTCTCCCGCCCCACCCGCGCCTCCAGCTCCGTCACCCGGGAGCCCAGCTGCGGCTCATGGGACGCCGCCACCCACAGATGCAGCGCCGCCCGGAACAGCGGGCCCGTGTAGAGGTCCACCAGCGCCGCCACCACCGAGGCACGGTCCTGGGCCGGAAGCTCTCGCAGCGCGGTCGAGCGCTGCTCGGCCACGTACTCCACCGCCGCCGTGAACAGGTCCTCCCGCGTGGGGAAGTGATGCTGGGCCGCGCCCCGCGAGACCCCGGCCCGCTCGGCGACGACGGACACCGTGGACCCCGCCCAGCCGCTCTCGGCGAGACACGCCACGGCGGCCTCCAGGAGCCGTTGGCGCGTCGCACGGCTGCGGTCCTGCTTGGGCGAGCGATCGGCACGGTCGGCTCGGTTGGCACGGTCGGCCGCGGTCACAGCACCCATGGGCACTCCCGTCGTTCGAGGAACGCCCCCATCCCCTCCCGCGCCTCCTCCGATGCGAAGAGCCGCGCGGACAGGGCGACGAGGGCGTCCGTGTGGTGGTCGAATGCGTCGAGCACCCTAGCCGTGAGCAGCTTCTTCGTCTCGGCCAGGGCCTGCGGCGCCGCCTTCCGCAGCCCCGCAAGGAGCGGCGTCAGCTCCGCGTCCACGTCGTCCCCCGCCACCGTCACCAGACCGATCCGCGCCGCCTCCGCCCCGCCGAAGCGCTCCCCGGTGAGGAAGTAGCGCGAGGCGGCGCTCGGGTCGAGCCGGGACAGCAGCGGCATGGAGATCACCGCGGGCGCCACCCCGATCCGTACCTCCGTCAGCGCGAACGACGCCCCCGGCCCCGCGGCCGCCATGTCGCACACGCCCAGCAGTCCGAGACCGCCCGCCCGCACATGCCCGTCCACCCGGGCCACCACCGGCTTCGGCAGCTCCAGGATCTGCCGGAGCAGCC
This region includes:
- a CDS encoding TetR/AcrR family transcriptional regulator, with product MGAVTAADRANRADRADRSPKQDRSRATRQRLLEAAVACLAESGWAGSTVSVVAERAGVSRGAAQHHFPTREDLFTAAVEYVAEQRSTALRELPAQDRASVVAALVDLYTGPLFRAALHLWVAASHEPQLGSRVTELEARVGRETHRIAVELLGADESRPGVRETVQGLLDMARGLGLANLLTDDGARRERVVREWARLVEGALR
- a CDS encoding enoyl-CoA hydratase family protein, whose protein sequence is MSLVCSSPQRGIVTFTLDNPANRNALSAGLLHGFAEALDDCGKDPDVRAVVLTHTGSTFCSGADLREPPDPAAFVGLLRQILELPKPVVARVDGHVRAGGLGLLGVCDMAAAGPGASFALTEVRIGVAPAVISMPLLSRLDPSAASRYFLTGERFGGAEAARIGLVTVAGDDVDAELTPLLAGLRKAAPQALAETKKLLTARVLDAFDHHTDALVALSARLFASEEAREGMGAFLERRECPWVL